The Lasioglossum baleicum chromosome 18, iyLasBale1, whole genome shotgun sequence genomic sequence TCACCAACGCCGGGTGCATCGTGAACAGTATCCACTCCTATCTCATTTAAATGATCTTTTGGACCGACACCAGATAACATCAACAATTGTGGCGATTGTATAGAACCAGCGGATAAAATGACCTCGCGTTTTGCTTTGACCGTACGGCGCACTGCGCCAAATAGAAATTGGACACCGTATGCCGTCTTTGAATCGGAGTCTGTAAAAATGATCTACAGTTACATTTTCTGCTGGATATTTTTGGTAAAAGTATTAATTAGTATACTCAGTTCTAAATAAAAGAATTCCACGCTTTCATTTTAGTTAAATCTAAATTGAAAGTGATATTAAAATCGATACAGAAGATTATAAACGAAGAGAGAGGATCAAAGCTGGGAAAATTAGTAtaaagaaaactttttaaagAATTCTAATATTACTTTCCTGCACTTACCTATCAGTATCTTCTCCACACGCGAATTTATGCTCACATCCAGGTTTTCTCTTTTCGAAGCGGACCGAAGGAAAGCTTTCGCAGTGCTGCATCGCAAACCGTCTCTCAGAGTACCGTGGGAATAAGTGAATCCAGTTTGAGTGGCTTCATTGACATCCACGACATTGTATCCTATATCTTTACCAGCCTGCATTATATAATCGATCACAGGAGTTCGGTATTTGAAATGCTCGACAGTTAAGTATCCGCCGCTGTGATGATAAGGAGAATTCTTGTACTGTTCTATCCTCATGTCTTCCGACTTCTTGAAGTAAGGCAACACACTCGTGTAATTCCAGCCTGGGTTTCCCAGCTCTTCCCAGTGGTCGTAGTCTTTCTTGTTGCCACGAACGTATAGTAACGCGTTCAGCACACTGCTCCCTCCGAGAACCTGgagtattttcaaaatttcaaagttaTTAGTACATTAGAAATCCCTTTAGTGAACGAAATTGTAGTGAATATCCAATTATACCGGCAGCCTCATTTTAGATTCGCCGGACAAATCTCTGCTTCGCCACATTATCAATTGTTTTACCTTGCCACGTGGCCAGTTGCACCGCTGCCCATCCATCGCTTGACAATAATTCAGCGACGGCTCAGTTTTAAACTGCCAATCCCAAGTAGACAATTGCATATTTGCAAGAAACTCAGGTACGTCTGAACGAACAGGTTCATCCGTGCCAGCTTCCAGCAGTAACACCGACCAGTCTCCATTCTCTGACAGTCGGTTGGCTATCACTGAGCCAGCTGATCCAGCTCCGATCACCACGAAATCATATTCATCTTTCAAATCGAACAATGTCACAGGTTTCACCCTGTGTTCAACATCCACAATATCTGGTCTGAAGATTCCGATCAACGATTCTACTAAAAGTACAAAACCCACTAGAGCTGCGCGGCCGGCTGCTATCCTAATCGCTGTGGCTATAGCACTGGACATCTCGTTCGATTTCCTGCAAAAGGGTGGTTTGCGTAACGGTGATtctatgccaaatcgatcactttttgacgTCAACCACGTCGATTTTGTACTAAATGAAATACGTTATAGTCTGTGTGAAATTAGGTGgcgtttaagtcatcattttgccggtttcgaatttttatagaaatgacAGGCCttcgaaatttgcaattttttgcCATTTTGGCGACCCACTTAGGCATTGTTACCTCGGGAACTGTTGGTGtgattgagctacatttgtttcgttttattcggaaatgattgagctattataaaataattttttcaaccgcgATAATTAACTTTACAATgtcgaaaaatataaacaaattctttttttaacgtTTTTCTTTTCGATGAGGGGCTACAGTGATTtatattgtgaaaaaaatatggatATATTCcctgaagtttcccctttaaaatgagcccttgtgAACGATGGCGATTTGTCATCGCTGTGCCAGAGTCCCTTTCTGACCGGGAACATCGAAATTGTCATTTaatttaagtactcaatttgtggtaattaaactaactgaacggctgtttcattgaggatatcggtaagactaatgtgtctacacgagataccatgaaaagtaaattttttaaagttattaattagagctgtgaacggttctaagcattgccaattatatgtatagctttaaaaatcgtccgttgtccaAGGACTAAATAATTTCAACGGATGTGCTAAGTTTGTGGTCGAATGTTATagctatattataaaaaaataagacaaaaatGGAGAAAAACGAATTTTTGTGTAGCCCCCCTCCCCACTGTACATTTTTCTCGTTGTGCTAAGATTGTGCTAAAATGTTACTTCAAAAACGGACAAAGAAAAAAGTTATAATAGTTTTACGTTTAACATGCAATTTACGTTTAAGATAGTATCAGTTATCCAAATACACAGCATATAATTGTCAGCACAGCTTCCGATTTCCCCAGCACAAAGATATAAAAATTCTTGACTCTTGTTATAGCATgtgtatacaataaatatttcttttctttGGAAAAACTGCAACCTTAAAAACTCGATCCACTAGACGCAGGTAACGGAACTCGAAATCGTCTTTATCCTAGGGCAGGGCTGTCCTGTTAGAAGTGTCGTGCTACACTGTCGAACTGGAACCTCTCCGCGGTCTAGACAACACCGAAACAGCTGAAGCcaataagaaaaattatttatatgtacatatctgCATTCGGAAATGTTCGCAGAACGCTTAAATTGTGACACAAGTAAAATTTATGGTCCTCGACAGTAGTTTTTGAAACCATGTCTAATAAATAGTAAACTTATTTGATAATAACATGTTACACGTCCGGCAAACACCACTATCGACAGAATGTGGGATACTATATGTTGCtgaaatttacattttaccatTGCATAAGGGTGTCCTCCGTATTTTTTCTGGGATAATGAAAGTCATTTTcatcagaaaattatgaaatattacTCGGTAGAATTCGACAGTAGTTTTTACAAATATGTGCGAATTTAAAATATAGAATGGCCGCGAGTGCCAATGGATAAATTGTTTATTGTCACACGTGCGGCCACGTGACTACCAAGAGACTAAATCCAAGTCTGGTAGCCTATTGCTTttagaataatacaaatttgtgCTAAAAATCATTTCAAATTTTGCGCTATTTTGCATTTGTGAAGGTTAGAGCTGTCATTCTTCGGCACGTGTACagcaaaattgtaaaaaatgtaCATTTGATATGCAAGTTCAACATTGTCATGTTATCTATTTTTTGTTTCAGGTAATATTTATGCGTCGAGCACGTCAGTTTGTTTGTGGATTTTTCTCTACGCTTCTAaggtaatttaaaaaattgtatagtcGGTATAAACACTCGACTCGttttcaaattcatttttttcgaattatattttttaagccaAACAAGGtctaagatattaaatattatgtgaaacatttcttttgcaaaTATGTACAGGGTGCGCCATCTCGAGCTTCGGTATGGAAATATTGAATAACTTCGGCAACTAGTGAAAGTGAATGtttgttattgtttttttatttaatttaatcctTTACAATTTGTTTCAACTATACTTAGAACACAACATCCAACAAATGACCACCTTTACGAGCCACACAAAATTGTGctctttttttcgaattttccatTACTTTGGCCAGCATTTCGGGCGATATTGCCTCTATTTCAGCTCGAATGTTGGTCTTGAGCGCTTCCAATGTCGTGGGCTTGTTGGCGTatactttactttttaaataacCCCACAAAAAAAAGTCCGGCGGCGTCAAATCCGGCGATCTTGGAGGCCACTCAATATCGCCACCTTTCGACATCAAACGGCCGGGGAATTTTCGCTTCAAAAAGTTCATTGTTTTGATCGCCGTGTGGCATGGGGCGCCGTCTTGTTGAAACCAGaagttcaataaatttttttcgcGCATTTTTGGAATCACATAGTGCGCCAAAATCCACCGATAACGGTCGCCATCGACGGTTTCGCCTTCACGAAAGAAAAATGGTCCGATGATGGTTTTGGTGCTAACGCCGGCCCAAACAGTGACTTTCTGGTCATGCAATGGCTTCTCGTGGATAATGTGAGGATTGTCTGTGCCCCAGAATCGACAATTTTGTTTGTTCACTCCGCCAGAGAGATGGAAATGGGCCTCGTCCGTGAACAAAATTTGATTCCAAAACTCGGAATCAACCTCGGCCATTCGAACCACGCTTTTTCCGTATTCCAAGCGACGGGGCTCGTCTGTAGGCAATAATCGTTGAGTTATTTGCACTTTGTAAGGAAACATGTGAAGATCTTCCTTCAAAATCCTCCTAAGAGTGGTTCCTTTGATGTTTAGCTGCTGGGCACGGTGACGATACGACAGATTTGGGCTTTCATAAACACTCTGCTTGACAGTTTCAACAATTTCATTAGAGCGTCTTTTACGAACTGACACGCGTTGATGATTTCCCACAGACCCCGattcttcgaaatttttagTCAGATTACGTATGGTGTTATCAGAAGGCACTTTACGACCGCGGTATTTTCGACGGTATGCACGTTGAGCAAGCACAATTGAACGACTATTTTCCAAATACATGGTCACAATTTCCGCGCGTTCTTTACATGTAAAGTTATTCATGGTCAGAATTGTACTGAAATGACGTTTCGAAATTGTTTTTTCTCAAGTCATACCGCCAATGTATAACAAAGTTATTCAATATTTCCATACCGAAGCTCGAGATGGCGCACCCTGTACTATGCAattttctgatgtttcaacttgCAATAATTCTACAAAGTTTAGTTGGACTAATCTTTTGGTTACATATGGCGTTTATCAAAGGTCTTTATTATAATTACTATAGGTAAGTATACATACCGATTAACTATAGGAATACCTATTATCACAGGTACTTATACTCTATCGCCTGGTCTGAACTTTTCCTGTATGTTTCGCtgttgaaataaattgaaaaacttgtttttacatttttctccAGGTAAGAATGAAATGACtacaccacaattttttatttgcatttatatttaaacattaaggAACAAAAAGTCATTGttaatgaattattttcttGGGATATTAAAACAATATGTCATCCTATCATTTGACGTATATAACTTTTGAAGAAAGCATACTGCGTCTTCCTAGGTCTGAACATTTGTGAACTGGTAGGACGTTTACTTTCCAATACTTTATAGCAACAAGAATTTCTGGCTGAGCAAGCTCAAACGATCTTTAGGTGGTGATCTTCAATCCCCAATCTTCTTTGATCATGTCTGCAGCCTTTTCAGCTATCATAATAGTTGGGGCATTTGTATTTCCGGAGACGATATTCGGCATAATCGATGCATCTATCACTCGTAGTCTCTTAATCCCGTGTACTCTAAGTCTGGAGTCCACGACAGCCATCTTGTCGGACGCTGGACCCATCTTGCAAGTCCCACACGGATGATAAATCGTCATTGTGTAGAATCTCGCGAAGCATTTCCAGTAATCGATTGATGGAAATTCGAAAGAGGAGCATTCTGGGATTCGATTCGGATTCGCTGTAGCATTTAGGCGTTTCATAGTTGGGGTCTGGCTGAGCTTATATATGAAGTCCGCACCTTCTGCCTATAAtgatgaaaaaaatcatttttcttaatatACTAATGAACTGGAACCGCTCAATCAAAAGTTCGTCCTCCAAAATATTCTGAAAGTCAACTGACAATCTTGTAAGTACAAAACAATACAATGGATGAAAATTACTGACCAAAACGTCAAGATCATGTGGATCCTGAAAGTaattgggaacgatgatcggaTGCTCGTTCAAGTTCTTCGAGCGTAACTTAACGAACCCTCTGCTACGAGGATTCAACACAAGCGGAATGCCGCCGACTGAACGTGCGTACTCGATGTTTCCGTACATATTCGTGTAGAAATCATCCGACACGCCCATAATATGCTTTAAGACAAGACCTCCGTCGGAAGCGTCTGTTAGAGTATTCCAGAATATCTGTACGTCAGGATGATCCTCTGTCTTGTTGGCATACctgaaacaatatttattttccgtaTTATGAACAAGCTCTACCCTTTCTTTTATTAATGATATCATTTTACTCTATCGCTTTCAACAATACTTCTTCTCCGTAATTTAGATGAAACCAGATTTTTAAGATTAAATTTGTTTTGGAACTTGTTAGCCTAGTTTGAAAAATCCGACAGAAATACCAGttgataatagtaataatacacAGCTACTAGaacaatataaatgtggtcatcTGATATCTTCAATATAAAATCAGCAATTTTAAGTTTAcggaatttaaaaagaaatctattttgcagtgaaaaatacagaaaaaaaattaacagTCGTGTAGTGCACTAATTTTTTCGTATTGTTTTGTTAAGTAAAACGTAAGAAGCAGAGCATTCACCCTATAACAGCCCTTGTGATGGGTTTACAGACTTGAAACATGCTGCAGAAGGATTTCTTAATTAGCGGCCCTATCGAATGGTATGAAGTAAGATGAATTTTTGTTTTGCGGACACATTTGACGCCATTATCCCCGTTTCACACTTGAGCGGATGTTGTTTTTACAGTCAAGCGGTACGTCCGCAGTCGTCGTGTATCTcattgaaaatataatcatggaaaatagatatcaCATTCAAATTACATTAGTTACACGCAccctacaaggagtgccagtATTTGAAAGTATGATTCGATTTTTATCTGGCATAAGAAAATTGTGGCAAAACAAGTTGAGATGCCTATCTGCAGAAGTAATTGACTTATTAGCAACGCCAAGAATAAATAGGGATACACACTAGAGATCTCGATTTCACGTGTATctgaaatacacgtgtacacgtgtagttCGGATGTTCGTGTTGAAGTTCGTGTAAAGTTTACTCCACGTATACACGTGTACTtcgatacacgtgtacacgtgtatttaggtacacgtgtacacgtgtatttagctacacgtgtacacgtgaatTGAAATACACGAATACACGTATCGAAATGTATAATTTCACATGTATTAACccatctttctattatataaaatagttctgtaGTTCTGTCACGCAAAAACTCCGACCGGCGAAGCTTTCTGATGGGAACCCTAAATTGAGCGACGTGACAATGTGTATTtttcagagagagagggagagagagagagagagagagagagagagagagagtgtacgAGAGAAATAGAGCGCGATATTGTATAGCGATAGAGAGAGCAAAATTGTAACCATAATGCTTCTTATTTTCACCTGCAACTCAGTAAATAAGTCTCATGAACAATTTACATATCTAAATATTCTGATATTAATGACGAAATAACATATGGGATACTAGGGGGCTCTGCCCCCTGTTCGCTTCGCTCACCAATCCCCGCGGCGCCTCACTCTTACCATCTTGCTCTCTCTATCGCTATACAATATCGCGCTCTATTTCTcttgtacacacacacactctctctctctctctctctctcactgaaAAATACATATTGTCACGTTGCTCAATTTAGGGTTCCCATCAGAAAGCTTCGCCGGTCGGAGTTTTTGCGTGACAGAACtacagaactattttatataatagaaagatggGTTAATACATGTGAAATTATACATTTCGATACGTGTATTCGTGTATTTCAATCCACGTGTACACGTGCacctaaatacacgtgtacacgtgtatcgaagtacacgtgtacacgtggagTAAACTTTACACGAACTCAAACACGTGTATATTCGTtatacgtgtacacgtgtacacgtgaatTTTCAATACACGTTCAGATTCGTGATCtctaatacacacacacacacacacacacacaagaaaTACCTGAAGCATCCAGTGAAGATTTCGAATCTGCCGATGACGACAGtgacgaaaattgaaattactcTTTAACTGATTTCATTACTAGACTGATTCAATGAACGCAATTTAACGAATGCTTCATACCTCCATTGCAAATATTGCCATATTCGAATCCACCTTCCTGTTccatcaaatttttcaattcaaattcgtaatcagagatcgtattaccaatttttataaaaatcaaatcatttcttcAAATACCCGTCCGGCACATTGGatcggccattttgtttttcgaaattctaagttcatattcgtaatcagcgacctTGAAAACATTACATCACTTTTCAATTTAATCCCGGAACGTCTTGAGGTTTTGGCCACGTTTTCGGGTTTTGGGACCATTGTGGGAGGTCAGCTCAAGTgtgaaatatttattcattaCTGCATCAAGGTACTTACTTGGTATTAATAAACGCCATTCCCTCACAAACAGGATTGTCGTATATGGGTCCTGTGCGATTTATAGCGAATTCCAAAGCAGTTTTCACAGTTGCCATCTTCGGCAGAATGAAAGTAAAGTGTTCTTTGTCCGGATAATTCTCTGGCGGGTTTATTAAGTAAGTCAAACCACCAATCGCAACGTGATCCTGAAGATTTTCACCAACGCCGGGTACATCGTGAACAGTATCCACCCCTATCTCATTTAAATGATCTTTTGGACCGACACCAGATAACATCAACAATTGTGGCGATTGTATAGCACCAGCGGATAGAATGACCTCGCGGTTTGCTTTGACCGTACGGCGCACTAAGCCAGATATAAATTGGACACCGTATGCCGTCTTTGAATTAGAGTCTGCAAAAATGATCTACAGTTACATTTTCTGCTGGATATTTtcggtaaaaataaaattagtaggggtgtgcgagatcccgGTCGGGACGGGAATTTCTCACTGGATCGGGACGGAATGCCGAAAGTATcggaattcccgaaaatatcTGTGATTCCCGACATTTTAAAGATTCTCCATACTTCCAATAATTACAAGAATCTGAAAGCCATTGTGTTCTTGAAGACTACATATCTGATTAGTCGGGAATGTTTATGTTAGTAATATTGTAGAaagtaattgcgattaacgatacTTTCAGGAATCCCAAATATTATCCTATATCCCGTACATTGtcgggaatcccgaaaattctcGGGAATCCTGTATATTGTCGGGAATCCCGAATCTCCGCGGGATCCCGtatattttcgggaatctcgcacaGCCCTAAAAATTAGTATTCTTAGTTCTAAATAAAAGAATTCCACCACGctttcattttaattaaatctgaattaaaattgatattttagaatattatataaatagaaatgATTATAAACAAAGAGGATCAAAGGTAGGCACAGCacaacaaaattaaaattaatttccagtAAACACGAATCAGAAAATTAGTATTTTGAAAGTTATTTAAAGAATTCCAAAATTAATTATCTGCACTTACCTATCAGTATCTTCTCCGCACGCGAATCTACGCTCACATGCAGATTTTCTCTTTTCGAAGCGGACCGAAGGAAAGCTTTCGCAGTGCTGCATCGCAAACCGTCTCTCAGAGTACCGTGGGAATAAGTGAATCCGGTTTGAGTGGCTTCATTGACATCCACGACATTGTATCCTATATCTTTACCAGCCTGCATTATATAATCGATCACAGGAGTTCGGTATTTGAAATGCTCGACAGTTAAGTATCCACCGGTGTGATGATAAGGAGAATTCTTGTACTGTTCTATCCTCATGTCTTCCGACTTCTTGAAGTAAGGCAACACACTCGTGTAATTCCAGCCTGGGTTTCCCAGCTCTTCCCAGTGGTCGTAGTCTTTCTTGTTGCCACGAACATATAGAATCGCGTTCAGCACACTGCTCCCTCCGAGAACCTGgagtattttcaaaaatttcgaaGTGATTAGTACATTAGAAATCCCTTTAGTGAACGAAATTGCAGTGAATATCCAATTATACCGGGAGCCTCATTttaggccgttattagactaggccactggtgggcaacttggtggcgcaacttggtggcgccaccgaattgaagagcttttatgaatcggtaactggtggtaccaccaagcgttcattcccgctgtcgatgtaacgctgtgtcgtgttcttatgtattttacgataaatgtggtggtaatttgtacgtcaattgttcatgttttcgcgatgctggtggcgcaacttggtggctttgtctaataggctacattcaaatcaataccccggctggtggaggcgccaccaaatgttgcccggccggttgccgatgccgtccaccagatcggcaactatttttggtggctccaccagttaccgtagtctaataggttacatttgtttcaatgccccacgacgtgctgagccactggtggcgcaactcggttgcgccaccagtggcctagtctaataacggccttagATTCGCCGGACAAATCTCTGCTCGCCACATTATCAATTGTTTTACCTTGCCACGTGGCCAGTTGCACCGGTGCCCATTCATCGCTTGACAAGAATTAACCGACGGCTCAGTTTTAAACTGCCAATCCCAAGGAGACAATTGCATATTCGCAAGGAACAGAGGTCCGTCTGAAAGAACAGGTTCATCCGTGCCAGCTTCCAGCAGTAACACCGACCAGTTTCCATTCTCTGACAGTCGGTTGGCCAGCACTGAGCCAGCTGATCCAGCTCCGATCACCACGAAATCATACTCATCTTTCAAATCGAACAATGTCACAGGTTTCACTCTGTGTTCAACATCCACGATGTCTTGTCTGAAGGTTCTCATCAACACTTCTACTAAAAGTACATAACCCAGTATAGCTGCGCGCCCGGCTGCTATCCTAAGCGCAGTGGCTATAACACTGTTCATCTCGTTCGATTTACTGCAAAAGAGTGGTTTGCGTAAGGGTCATtctatgccaaatcgatcactttttgatgTCAacctcgtcgattttgttctaaatgaaatatgttatagTCTGTGTGAAATTAGGCGATGTTTAAGTCATCGTtatgccggtttcgaatttttatagaaatgacAGGCCttcgaaatttgcaatttttttgcCATTTTGGCGACAACGGGCCTCACTTAGGCATTgttatctcaggaactgttggtctgattgagctacatttgttttgttttattcggaaaggatggggctattataaaagaattttttcaaCCTGGACAAATTCTTTTTGTTACGTTTGCTTCGATGAGGTGCCGGAACGAtttaaattgtgaaaaaatatgGTTAAATTCCCTGACGTTTCCACTTCAAATAGCCCTTGTAATCGATTGCGATTTGAAAATTTAGGAAATTGAGGAATCTAGAGTCAGTTCCAGTCGAGGTAGACGACGCATTCAGACAGTTCATTGCAGATAGACTCACACCGACACACAGTGTGTCGAGTATATGGGAATTCG encodes the following:
- the LOC143218165 gene encoding uncharacterized protein LOC143218165, which gives rise to MNSVIATALRIAAGRAAILGYVLLVEVLMRTFRQDIVDVEHRVKPVTLFDLKDEYDFVVIGAGSAGSVLANRLSENGNWSVLLLEAGTDEPVLSDGPLFLANMQLSPWDWQFKTEPSVNSCQAMNGHRCNWPRGKVLGGSSVLNAILYVRGNKKDYDHWEELGNPGWNYTSVLPYFKKSEDMRIEQYKNSPYHHTGGYLTVEHFKYRTPVIDYIMQAGKDIGYNVVDVNEATQTGFTYSHGTLRDGLRCSTAKAFLRSASKRENLHVSVDSRAEKILIDSNSKTAYGVQFISGLVRRTVKANREVILSAGAIQSPQLLMLSGVGPKDHLNEIGVDTVHDVPGVGENLQDHVAIGGLTYLINPPENYPDKEHFTFILPKMATVKTALEFAINRTGPIYDNPVCEGMAFINTKYANKTEDHPDVQIFWNTLTDASDGGLVLKHIMGVSDDFYTNMYGNIEYARSVGGIPLVLNPRSRGFVKLRSKNLNEHPIIVPNYFQDPHDLDVLAEGADFIYKLSQTPTMKRLNATANPNRIPECSSFEFPSIDYWKCFARFYTMTIYHPCGTCKMGPASDKMAVVDSRLRVHGIKRLRVIDASIMPNIVSGNTNAPTIMIAEKAADMIKEDWGLKITTYTKSTWLTSKSDRFGIESPLRKPPFCRKSNEMSSAIATAIRIAAGRAALVGFVLLVESLIGIFRPDIVDVEHRVKPVTLFDLKDEYDFVVIGAGSAGSVIANRLSENGDWSVLLLEAGTDEPVRSDVPEFLANMQLSTWDWQFKTEPSLNYCQAMDGQRCNWPRGKVLGGSSVLNALLYVRGNKKDYDHWEELGNPGWNYTSVLPYFKKSEDMRIEQYKNSPYHHSGGYLTVEHFKYRTPVIDYIMQAGKDIGYNVVDVNEATQTGFTYSHGTLRDGLRCSTAKAFLRSASKRENLDVSINSRVEKILIDSDSKTAYGVQFLFGAVRRTVKAKREVILSAGSIQSPQLLMLSGVGPKDHLNEIGVDTVHDAPGVGENLQDHVAIGGLTYLVTPPENYSDEESFSFNPTKETTVESANEFAKRGTGPLYDMPLSEGMAFINTKYANKTEDHPDLQIFWNTLSDAADGGLVLKHIMGVSDDFYANMYENILHESSYAGIPLLLRPRSRGYTKLRSNNPDDHPIIVPNYFHDPHDLEVLAEGADFIYKLSQTPTLKSLNAKANPNRIPECSSFEFPSIDYWKCFARFYTMTIYHPCGTCKMGPASDKMAVVDSRLRVHGIKRLRVIDASIMPNIVSGNTNAPTIMIAEKAADMIKEDWGLKITT